The Bacteroidota bacterium genome includes a region encoding these proteins:
- a CDS encoding helix-turn-helix domain-containing protein, with protein sequence MRHYRVVDCVKIADYFCSIITITISILTLRNAVLASVADARYVFSKVNDFLAEAGKPPLFKVQLVGLANEVKINNGLFVVQPDLVLHEAGISDLIIIPSMLGDMMSSTHMNKEFAHWIAQQYKNGAEVASLCTGAFLLAFSGVLKGRQCTTHWQYANELKHYYPTVEVVDEKVITDQNGLYSSGGSNAYWNLLLHLVEKYTNREIAIRTAKYFVIDLDKNNQSPFIIFQGLKDHEDEGIKHVQEFIERSYQEKYTVDFLADKFSMSRRTFERRFKKATRNTVTEYIQRVKIEGAKKQLEIGRKSIAEIMLDVGYSDVQAFREVFKRITGMTPNDYRNKFNNG encoded by the coding sequence ATGCGGCATTATAGGGTGGTTGATTGCGTCAAAATTGCGGACTACTTTTGTAGCATTATTACGATAACCATATCCATATTAACCCTTAGAAATGCAGTGTTGGCCTCGGTGGCCGATGCCCGTTATGTATTTAGCAAGGTAAACGACTTTTTAGCTGAGGCGGGTAAACCGCCTTTGTTTAAGGTGCAATTAGTAGGCCTTGCCAACGAAGTGAAGATTAACAACGGGTTGTTTGTTGTGCAACCTGATTTGGTGCTGCATGAGGCCGGAATTAGCGACCTTATCATTATCCCTTCAATGTTGGGTGATATGATGAGCAGTACCCACATGAACAAAGAGTTTGCCCATTGGATTGCCCAACAATACAAGAACGGAGCGGAAGTGGCCAGCCTGTGTACAGGTGCTTTTTTGTTAGCATTTTCAGGGGTATTAAAGGGGCGACAATGTACCACGCACTGGCAATACGCCAATGAGCTGAAACACTATTACCCGACGGTTGAGGTAGTGGATGAAAAGGTAATTACCGACCAAAACGGTCTATACTCAAGCGGGGGAAGTAATGCCTACTGGAATTTGCTGCTGCACTTGGTGGAGAAATACACCAACCGCGAGATTGCCATACGTACGGCCAAGTATTTTGTGATTGATTTGGATAAGAACAACCAATCGCCGTTTATTATTTTTCAGGGATTGAAAGACCACGAGGACGAAGGCATTAAACACGTGCAAGAGTTTATTGAGCGTTCGTATCAGGAAAAATATACGGTGGATTTTTTGGCTGATAAATTCAGCATGAGCCGACGGACATTTGAACGCAGGTTTAAAAAAGCCACCCGCAATACGGTTACTGAATACATACAACGGGTAAAAATTGAGGGGGCCAAGAAACAACTGGAAATTGGCCGTAAATCAATTGCTGAAATAATGCTGGATGTTGGCTACTCTGACGTGCAAGCCTTCCGTGAGGTTTTTAAGCGCATTACAGGCATGACCCCCAACGATTACCGGAATAAGTTTAACAACGGCTAG
- a CDS encoding DUF4287 domain-containing protein: MSFQADLDNIEAKTGKTTADFKKIAEEKGFMKEGELNPSTKAGEIVAWLKADFGLGHGHAMAIYAAFKGKTE, from the coding sequence ATGTCGTTTCAAGCAGACCTTGATAATATTGAAGCCAAAACAGGTAAAACCACTGCCGACTTTAAGAAAATAGCCGAAGAAAAAGGCTTTATGAAAGAAGGAGAATTGAACCCAAGTACCAAAGCAGGAGAAATAGTAGCATGGCTTAAAGCCGATTTTGGCTTGGGGCACGGACACGCAATGGCAATTTATGCCGCGTTTAAGGGCAAAACCGAGTAG
- a CDS encoding DoxX family protein, protein MKTTTTKTLYWVFTIFFAILLLLDAIGGITRQEGGQEVMRHLGYPMYLLSIAGFAKLLAVIALLQNKFITLKEWAFAGITINFIGAFASRAFVGDGFFETAFPLIALGVMFIPYFLWKRLMHIKQFLSA, encoded by the coding sequence ATGAAAACAACTACAACAAAAACCCTGTATTGGGTGTTTACCATCTTTTTCGCAATTTTATTGCTGCTTGATGCAATTGGCGGCATTACCCGCCAAGAGGGAGGGCAAGAAGTAATGAGACATTTAGGCTACCCTATGTATTTGCTAAGTATTGCCGGTTTTGCAAAGCTGCTGGCGGTTATTGCCTTGTTGCAAAACAAATTTATTACCCTTAAAGAGTGGGCCTTTGCAGGCATTACCATCAACTTTATCGGGGCTTTTGCATCACGTGCGTTTGTGGGCGACGGTTTTTTCGAAACAGCCTTCCCGCTTATTGCTTTAGGCGTAATGTTCATTCCTTACTTTTTGTGGAAACGACTAATGCACATTAAACAATTTTTAAGCGCGTAA
- a CDS encoding ATP-binding cassette domain-containing protein, which produces MFEIVLENCGKKFNRNWIFKDFNHSFTSGNAYAVLGPNGSGKSTLLQCIAGYMAISKGKINFSKDGRLIEEDEKYRHLVIASPFLELIEEFTLQETVDFHFKMKKQAFIKHPEEIIEITGLVSSANKQLKFFSSGMKQRVKIALAVFSDVPVLMLDEPCTNFDTKGIDWYLNLVEQYTSQRLVLVASNQPHEYSFCKEMIHVVQ; this is translated from the coding sequence TTGTTTGAAATAGTACTTGAAAACTGCGGCAAGAAATTTAACCGTAACTGGATTTTCAAGGATTTTAATCACTCGTTCACTTCGGGTAATGCCTATGCCGTATTAGGGCCCAATGGGTCGGGCAAATCAACGCTGTTGCAGTGCATAGCGGGGTATATGGCCATCTCTAAAGGCAAAATAAACTTTAGCAAAGACGGTCGCCTTATTGAAGAGGATGAAAAATACCGACACCTTGTTATTGCCTCCCCCTTTTTAGAGCTAATAGAAGAGTTTACCCTTCAAGAAACCGTAGATTTTCATTTCAAGATGAAAAAGCAGGCGTTTATTAAACATCCTGAGGAGATTATTGAAATTACCGGGTTGGTTAGCTCTGCAAACAAACAGTTGAAGTTTTTTTCATCGGGCATGAAACAGCGGGTAAAGATTGCTCTTGCTGTGTTTAGCGATGTGCCTGTGCTGATGTTGGACGAGCCCTGCACAAACTTTGATACTAAAGGGATTGACTGGTATTTAAACCTTGTTGAGCAATACACCTCGCAGCGATTAGTGTTGGTAGCCAGCAACCAGCCGCATGAATACAGCTTTTGTAAAGAGATGATACACGTAGTGCAATAA
- the lpxD gene encoding UDP-3-O-(3-hydroxymyristoyl)glucosamine N-acyltransferase produces the protein MVITVEEIREMFGGEIEGDASAEIFTVSKIEQGTKGALTFLANPKYEAYLYDTKATAVLINKNFKPAKEVAVTMIKVDDPYIAFTQVLSKYFNPDQHKSGIEQPCYISENSKIGANPYIGAFAYIGKNVTIGDNVKIYPNAYVGDNVHIGDNTILFSGVKIYSYCVIGANCTLHAGTVIGSDGFGYAPQGDGTYMKIPQTGNVIIEDNVEIGSNCSIDRATMGSTIIKKGAKLDNLIQIAHNVEIGENTAIAAQTGISGSTKLGKYCVVAGQVGFAGHLQIADGSQFGAQAGIGKSITDKNKQWHGSPAIDLKGWLKSQVMFRNLPDLEKKINQLEKIIAQLDVHESKQ, from the coding sequence ATGGTTATAACCGTAGAAGAAATAAGGGAGATGTTCGGTGGTGAAATTGAAGGCGATGCAAGCGCCGAGATTTTCACAGTGAGCAAGATTGAACAGGGAACAAAGGGGGCTTTAACTTTTTTGGCAAATCCTAAGTACGAAGCCTATCTATACGATACTAAGGCTACGGCCGTTTTAATCAACAAAAATTTTAAGCCTGCAAAAGAGGTTGCCGTTACCATGATTAAGGTTGACGACCCCTACATTGCTTTTACGCAGGTTTTGAGCAAATACTTTAACCCCGACCAACACAAATCGGGCATTGAGCAACCTTGCTACATTTCTGAAAATTCTAAAATTGGTGCAAACCCATACATTGGTGCCTTTGCATACATAGGCAAAAACGTAACCATTGGCGATAATGTAAAAATATATCCCAATGCCTATGTGGGAGATAATGTGCACATCGGTGATAACACCATCCTGTTTTCAGGCGTAAAAATATACTCATACTGCGTTATCGGCGCCAATTGCACCCTGCATGCCGGCACTGTTATCGGGTCTGACGGGTTTGGATACGCACCACAAGGCGACGGCACTTACATGAAAATACCCCAAACGGGTAATGTAATTATTGAGGACAACGTTGAGATTGGCTCAAACTGCTCAATAGACCGTGCAACCATGGGTAGCACCATTATTAAAAAAGGTGCAAAACTTGATAACCTTATACAAATAGCCCACAACGTTGAGATTGGCGAAAACACTGCCATAGCAGCGCAAACAGGCATTTCGGGCAGTACCAAACTAGGCAAATATTGCGTGGTAGCCGGTCAGGTTGGTTTTGCCGGCCACTTGCAAATAGCCGATGGTTCACAATTTGGCGCGCAAGCAGGTATTGGCAAAAGCATTACCGATAAAAATAAACAATGGCACGGGTCTCCGGCTATTGACTTGAAAGGTTGGCTAAAATCGCAGGTTATGTTCCGTAACCTCCCCGACTTAGAAAAGAAAATCAACCAGCTTGAGAAGATTATTGCACAACTTGACGTGCACGAAAGCAAACAATAA
- a CDS encoding alpha/beta hydrolase, whose translation MKTENTVVSGYAPLNGFKMYYEVRGEGGVPLVLIHGGGSTIESTFGRVIDSFAKTRKVIAMELQSHGHTEDIDRPLSFEQDADDVAALLQYLKIDNADFFGFSNGGTTTLQIAIRHPKLVRKAVVASAIYRRDGTFPQFWDFMKQAKQSPMPVELQEAYKKAAPDTANLKQLHYKCVDRVLGFEDIPDEAIKTIQAPTMVVISDADVATPEHAAALYRLLPHGSIAIFPGGHGEYIGEVCTLSSGANTYMGTVKIIETFLDKPLPAK comes from the coding sequence ATGAAAACTGAAAATACAGTAGTAAGCGGATATGCGCCGCTAAATGGATTTAAGATGTATTACGAAGTAAGGGGCGAAGGAGGTGTACCCCTGGTACTGATACACGGCGGCGGCTCTACCATTGAAAGTACATTTGGGCGAGTGATTGACAGTTTTGCGAAGACTAGAAAAGTAATAGCCATGGAGCTGCAAAGCCACGGACATACTGAAGACATAGACCGACCGCTAAGTTTTGAGCAAGATGCCGATGATGTGGCCGCGCTTTTGCAATACCTGAAAATTGATAATGCCGACTTTTTTGGCTTTAGCAACGGGGGAACAACTACGCTTCAAATAGCTATCCGCCACCCCAAGTTGGTGCGCAAAGCTGTGGTTGCTTCGGCCATATACCGTCGCGACGGCACTTTTCCGCAGTTTTGGGATTTTATGAAACAGGCCAAACAAAGCCCGATGCCTGTGGAATTACAAGAGGCGTATAAAAAAGCAGCGCCCGATACGGCCAATCTTAAACAACTGCACTATAAATGTGTAGACCGGGTACTTGGTTTTGAAGATATACCCGACGAAGCTATAAAAACCATACAAGCCCCAACGATGGTAGTGATTTCTGATGCCGACGTTGCAACACCTGAGCACGCAGCAGCATTATACCGCTTATTGCCGCACGGTAGTATTGCAATATTTCCTGGCGGCCACGGAGAGTATATCGGTGAGGTGTGCACGCTTAGCAGCGGTGCAAATACTTATATGGGAACCGTAAAAATTATAGAGACTTTTTTAGACAAGCCTTTGCCGGCTAAATAA
- a CDS encoding HD domain-containing protein, protein MTNKKKIINDPLYGFLTIPYGWLFDLIEHPYFQRLRRIKQLGMSHLVYPGALHTRYHHALGALKLTLEAIENLRFKDVEITDAEAEATCAAILLHDIGHGPFSHALEEAIVKGVHHEEISLLFMQRLNEEFNGKLTLAIEVFKGTYHKGFLHQLVSSQLDMDRMDYLMRDSFYTGVSEGVIGADRIIKMLNVANGSLVVEEKGIYSIEKFLVARRLMYWQVYLHKTVVAAEIQLLLLLKRAKELVMKGEQLFATPAFNHFLSQNISNENFFTDKNNLEQYALLDDFDITASVKVWMQHPDETLSYLSKSLINRRLPKIIFQNTAFSVDEINKVKEEVKQHKGITDNEINYYVFSGSVHNNAYSDTQVSINILQKNGEVNDVSKVSDNYSISSMSRDVEKFYLCYPK, encoded by the coding sequence ATGACAAATAAAAAGAAGATAATAAACGACCCCTTGTATGGTTTTCTTACCATACCCTACGGTTGGTTGTTTGATTTAATTGAGCATCCGTACTTTCAGCGGTTGCGCCGCATAAAACAATTGGGCATGAGCCACTTGGTATATCCCGGGGCCTTGCACACCCGTTACCACCACGCTTTAGGCGCCCTTAAGCTTACTCTTGAGGCCATAGAAAATCTTAGATTTAAGGACGTAGAAATTACCGATGCCGAAGCAGAGGCTACCTGCGCCGCTATTCTTTTGCACGACATAGGCCACGGGCCTTTTTCGCACGCACTTGAAGAAGCCATCGTAAAGGGCGTTCACCACGAAGAAATATCGTTGCTGTTTATGCAGCGATTGAATGAAGAGTTTAACGGCAAACTTACCCTTGCCATTGAGGTGTTTAAGGGCACTTACCACAAAGGATTCTTGCACCAACTGGTAAGCAGCCAGTTAGACATGGACCGCATGGATTATCTGATGCGCGACAGTTTTTATACCGGAGTTTCAGAAGGGGTGATAGGTGCCGACCGTATTATAAAAATGCTGAACGTGGCCAACGGCAGTTTGGTGGTAGAAGAAAAAGGCATTTACTCTATTGAAAAGTTTTTGGTAGCCCGCAGGCTTATGTATTGGCAAGTGTATTTGCACAAAACGGTGGTTGCGGCTGAAATTCAATTGCTGCTTTTGCTAAAACGAGCTAAGGAATTGGTTATGAAAGGAGAGCAGTTATTTGCAACTCCAGCATTTAACCACTTCTTATCACAAAACATCAGTAACGAGAACTTCTTTACAGATAAAAATAACTTAGAGCAATATGCGCTGTTGGATGATTTTGATATTACCGCATCGGTAAAAGTATGGATGCAGCACCCTGATGAAACACTTTCATACCTTTCAAAAAGTCTTATCAACCGCAGGTTGCCCAAAATTATTTTTCAGAACACTGCGTTTAGCGTTGACGAGATTAATAAAGTAAAAGAAGAAGTTAAACAACATAAAGGAATAACAGACAACGAAATAAACTACTACGTTTTTTCAGGTTCAGTACATAATAATGCCTACAGTGACACCCAAGTAAGTATTAATATTTTGCAGAAAAACGGAGAAGTGAACGACGTGAGCAAGGTGAGTGATAACTACAGCATTTCATCAATGAGTCGCGACGTAGAGAAATTTTATTTGTGTTATCCTAAATAG
- a CDS encoding SRPBCC family protein — MTIVIIIVAIIALPFVLALFTKKSYSIERSILINRPVNVVFDYLKHIKNQDQFSKWVQMDPNMKKEYRGTDGTVGFVYAWNGNKQAGEGEQEIKGIVENRKLDIEVTFIRPFAAVAKTPFTTEAVEVNETRVTWGMSSSMNYPMNIMLLFMNMEKLLGKDLEFSLQQLKDKLEN; from the coding sequence ATGACTATTGTTATAATTATTGTTGCCATAATAGCACTGCCTTTTGTGCTGGCCTTGTTTACCAAAAAAAGCTACTCAATAGAGAGAAGCATTTTAATTAACCGCCCCGTGAATGTTGTTTTTGATTACCTGAAACACATAAAAAACCAAGACCAGTTTAGCAAATGGGTGCAAATGGACCCCAACATGAAAAAGGAGTACAGAGGTACCGATGGTACTGTGGGTTTTGTGTATGCTTGGAACGGGAACAAACAAGCGGGCGAAGGTGAGCAAGAGATAAAAGGCATTGTAGAAAACAGGAAACTGGATATTGAAGTGACTTTTATTCGTCCGTTTGCAGCAGTGGCAAAAACCCCATTTACAACTGAGGCTGTTGAAGTGAACGAAACCAGAGTAACGTGGGGAATGTCAAGCTCAATGAATTACCCTATGAATATTATGCTGCTGTTTATGAACATGGAGAAATTGCTGGGCAAGGATTTAGAATTCAGCCTGCAACAATTAAAGGATAAACTAGAAAACTAA
- the lpxA gene encoding acyl-ACP--UDP-N-acetylglucosamine O-acyltransferase, whose amino-acid sequence MIQPLSYVNPQAKIADNVVIDPFVTIDKNVEIGEGTWIGPNVTIMEGARIGKNCKIFPGAVISAIPQDLKFHGEESLVIIGDNTTIRECATINRGTEAAGKTVIGQNSLIMAYVHVAHDCNIGNNVILGNSVQLAGHINIGDYAIISGLSAVHQFVNIGQHAMISGGSLVRKDVPPYTKAAREPLSYEGINSIGLRRRGFTTEKINEIQEIYRIIYLRGYNNSKAMAFIEGEMPATKERDEIISFIRDSDRGIMKGYNYNR is encoded by the coding sequence ATGATACAGCCCCTTTCATACGTGAACCCGCAGGCTAAAATTGCCGATAACGTTGTAATAGACCCGTTTGTAACCATTGACAAGAATGTAGAAATTGGTGAGGGAACGTGGATAGGCCCCAACGTTACCATTATGGAGGGTGCGCGTATCGGAAAAAACTGTAAAATTTTCCCCGGAGCGGTTATCTCAGCAATTCCTCAAGATTTAAAATTTCATGGCGAAGAGAGCCTTGTAATCATAGGCGATAATACCACCATACGCGAATGTGCCACTATTAACAGGGGTACTGAAGCTGCCGGAAAAACCGTTATTGGCCAAAACAGCCTGATAATGGCCTACGTTCACGTAGCCCACGATTGTAATATTGGTAACAACGTAATTTTGGGTAACTCGGTGCAATTGGCCGGACACATTAATATTGGCGATTACGCCATTATTAGCGGACTTTCAGCCGTGCACCAGTTTGTAAACATCGGTCAACACGCTATGATTTCAGGTGGTTCATTGGTTCGTAAAGACGTTCCTCCCTATACCAAAGCAGCTCGTGAGCCTCTTTCGTACGAAGGGATTAACTCTATCGGCTTGCGTCGTCGCGGTTTCACTACCGAAAAGATTAACGAGATACAGGAAATTTACCGCATCATCTATCTACGTGGCTACAACAACTCAAAAGCAATGGCTTTTATTGAGGGTGAAATGCCGGCTACTAAAGAACGTGATGAAATTATCAGCTTTATCCGCGATTCTGACCGCGGTATCATGAAGGGCTATAACTATAACCGCTAA
- a CDS encoding GNAT family N-acetyltransferase has product MTPVFETVKVTIQDIAQLQTISRQTFIEAFWETNDAEYMNQYLDKSFSLEALSKELQNNNSDFYFAKLDERVVGYLKLNTGQAQTDIKDGDALEIERIYVVKDFYGKAAGQLLIDFAVSSALKMQCKYIWLGVWEENPRAIRFYEKNGFVAFGSHPFWLGDDKQTDILMKKPL; this is encoded by the coding sequence ATGACACCCGTTTTTGAAACTGTTAAAGTCACTATTCAAGATATTGCCCAATTGCAAACCATCAGCCGGCAAACGTTTATTGAGGCATTTTGGGAAACGAACGATGCCGAGTACATGAATCAATATCTGGATAAGAGTTTTAGCTTGGAGGCTCTTAGTAAAGAACTACAAAACAATAATTCGGATTTTTATTTTGCTAAACTTGACGAAAGGGTTGTCGGGTATTTGAAGTTGAATACTGGGCAAGCACAAACCGACATTAAAGACGGTGATGCGCTTGAAATTGAGCGGATATATGTAGTTAAAGATTTTTATGGTAAAGCTGCAGGTCAACTGCTTATTGACTTTGCTGTTAGCAGCGCGCTGAAAATGCAATGTAAGTACATTTGGCTGGGGGTTTGGGAGGAAAACCCGCGTGCTATTCGCTTTTATGAGAAGAACGGATTTGTAGCGTTTGGCAGCCATCCGTTTTGGTTAGGCGATGATAAACAAACCGATATCTTGATGAAAAAACCGCTCTGA
- a CDS encoding winged helix-turn-helix transcriptional regulator, which yields MEIRRDVFQAIADPTRRQIINMIAGEPLNLNTIAEKFDVSRQAISLHIKILNECGLINIKQHGRERYCEAKLEKLEEVTDWVEQSTKLWKQKFTKLDTFLQTVQNKDQ from the coding sequence ATGGAAATCAGAAGAGATGTTTTTCAGGCAATTGCCGACCCTACCCGCAGGCAAATTATTAACATGATTGCCGGCGAGCCATTGAACCTAAACACCATAGCCGAAAAGTTTGATGTGAGCCGGCAGGCCATTTCGTTGCACATAAAAATATTGAACGAGTGCGGTTTAATAAACATTAAGCAGCACGGCAGGGAGCGCTATTGTGAGGCAAAGCTGGAAAAGCTGGAGGAGGTAACGGATTGGGTGGAACAATCGACCAAATTATGGAAACAGAAGTTTACTAAGCTGGATACGTTTTTACAAACCGTACAAAACAAAGACCAATAA
- a CDS encoding bifunctional UDP-3-O-[3-hydroxymyristoyl] N-acetylglucosamine deacetylase/3-hydroxyacyl-ACP dehydratase has translation MNEKQTTIKGPVKVSGIGLHTGKMVNMTFLPAPENHGIKFQRVDLPEQPIIDADVDLVVDTSRGTTLEFNGARVATVEHAMAALAGLEIDNCVVQLDGPEVPILDGSAEIFVNEILLIGIQQQEAEREYFTLPQNVSFLEPDKGVEMIAMPVDDYRLTVMVDYNSPILGSQHASVTSLKEFRKEVASSRTFCFLHELEMLLSQNLIKGGDLSNAIVIVDKHVGEEELAHLAQLFNKPKVEVKKEGILNNVDLRFQNEPARHKLLDLIGDLALIGMPLKAQIMAARPGHAANVAFGKKIKQLIKKKKSLAGVPVYDPNKKPVYDINDITRFLPHKFPFLFVDKVMEISATHVLAVKNVTGDEYYFQGHFPGNPIMPGVLQIEAMAQAGGVLILSRVPDPENYSTYFVKIESVKFKEKVVPGDTLVMRLDLIAPVRRGLCLMKGQAYVGDKLVTEAELMAQIVKDKNLNN, from the coding sequence ATGAACGAAAAACAAACTACTATAAAGGGTCCCGTAAAGGTGTCTGGCATTGGTCTGCATACAGGCAAAATGGTGAACATGACTTTTTTACCAGCCCCTGAAAATCACGGTATTAAGTTTCAAAGGGTTGACCTACCTGAGCAACCAATAATTGATGCTGACGTTGACCTAGTGGTAGATACTTCACGCGGAACTACGCTTGAGTTTAATGGTGCTCGTGTAGCCACCGTTGAGCATGCTATGGCAGCTTTGGCCGGTTTAGAAATTGACAATTGCGTTGTGCAGTTAGACGGTCCCGAAGTTCCTATTTTAGACGGTAGTGCCGAGATTTTCGTAAACGAGATATTATTAATAGGTATACAGCAACAAGAAGCTGAACGTGAATATTTTACCCTTCCGCAAAACGTATCGTTTTTAGAGCCTGACAAAGGTGTAGAAATGATAGCCATGCCTGTGGATGATTACCGCCTAACGGTAATGGTAGATTATAACTCGCCTATATTGGGCAGCCAACACGCATCGGTAACCAGCCTTAAAGAGTTTAGGAAAGAGGTTGCCAGCAGCCGTACTTTTTGCTTTTTGCACGAGTTGGAAATGTTGTTGAGCCAAAACCTTATTAAAGGTGGCGACCTTAGCAACGCTATTGTAATAGTTGATAAGCATGTAGGCGAAGAAGAACTTGCCCACCTTGCACAACTATTTAATAAGCCAAAAGTTGAGGTGAAGAAAGAAGGTATTTTGAATAACGTTGACCTACGTTTTCAAAACGAGCCTGCGCGCCACAAACTGCTTGATTTGATTGGCGACCTTGCCCTAATAGGTATGCCGCTAAAAGCACAAATTATGGCCGCACGTCCCGGACACGCCGCTAACGTTGCTTTTGGTAAAAAAATCAAACAACTGATTAAGAAAAAGAAAAGCCTTGCGGGTGTTCCTGTTTACGACCCGAATAAAAAACCCGTGTATGATATCAATGATATCACAAGGTTTTTGCCTCATAAATTCCCTTTCTTGTTTGTTGATAAGGTAATGGAAATTAGCGCTACCCATGTGTTGGCAGTTAAAAACGTTACCGGCGACGAATATTACTTCCAAGGGCATTTCCCCGGCAACCCAATTATGCCCGGCGTATTGCAAATTGAAGCAATGGCGCAAGCAGGCGGTGTTTTGATTTTGAGCCGTGTGCCCGATCCTGAAAACTACAGCACCTACTTTGTGAAGATAGAAAGCGTGAAGTTTAAAGAGAAAGTAGTGCCCGGTGATACACTGGTAATGCGTCTTGATCTTATTGCTCCTGTTCGCAGGGGGCTTTGTCTGATGAAAGGACAAGCATACGTTGGCGATAAGTTGGTAACTGAAGCCGAATTGATGGCTCAGATTGTGAAAGACAAAAACCTCAATAATTAA
- a CDS encoding SRPBCC domain-containing protein gives MEKEVSITQFFDAPRELVFKAWTDAEWLPQWHAPDNCTIQFKHLDVRVGGYFHSCVNNPEYGECWALGMYKEIIYPEKLVYTLSVADEEGNLTDPQSAGMNPDWPAETLVTVTFTEQNGKTKMVLTQTVNEALAKETGAYPSWLQMFERLNLRIVNN, from the coding sequence ATGGAAAAGGAAGTTAGCATAACACAGTTTTTTGATGCACCAAGAGAATTGGTTTTTAAAGCGTGGACAGACGCCGAGTGGCTGCCCCAATGGCACGCCCCTGATAATTGTACCATACAGTTTAAGCACTTGGATGTGCGGGTGGGCGGATATTTCCACTCGTGTGTAAATAACCCGGAATACGGCGAGTGCTGGGCCTTGGGAATGTATAAAGAAATCATTTACCCTGAAAAACTGGTGTATACGTTATCGGTAGCGGATGAAGAGGGCAACTTAACCGACCCGCAAAGTGCCGGCATGAACCCCGATTGGCCTGCCGAAACTCTTGTTACTGTTACGTTTACTGAACAAAACGGTAAAACAAAAATGGTACTGACCCAAACGGTAAACGAGGCATTGGCCAAAGAAACAGGGGCATACCCAAGCTGGCTGCAAATGTTTGAGCGTCTTAACCTACGCATCGTAAATAACTAA
- a CDS encoding VOC family protein, which yields MLSTNPYLHFMGNTEEAMTFYKSVFGGKFTIFQRYKDVPGGEKMPPEAQEKLIHVSLEMNNGVVIMATDMLEIMEQKFIVGNNFHICVQGESETEIETLFAKLSADGRVEMPLNKTFWGAYFGMLQDKYGIFWMLNYSNPQH from the coding sequence ATGTTAAGCACAAATCCTTACCTGCATTTTATGGGCAATACCGAAGAAGCCATGACTTTTTACAAATCGGTATTCGGCGGCAAGTTCACCATCTTTCAGCGCTATAAAGATGTGCCCGGAGGGGAGAAAATGCCCCCCGAGGCTCAGGAAAAACTAATACACGTTTCGCTGGAGATGAATAATGGCGTGGTGATAATGGCAACGGATATGCTTGAAATAATGGAGCAAAAATTTATCGTTGGCAACAACTTTCATATTTGTGTACAAGGCGAGAGTGAAACCGAGATAGAAACATTGTTTGCAAAACTATCGGCAGACGGCAGAGTTGAAATGCCACTTAATAAAACATTTTGGGGAGCATACTTTGGGATGCTGCAGGATAAATACGGCATTTTTTGGATGCTGAATTATAGCAACCCCCAACATTAA